One window of Botrimarina mediterranea genomic DNA carries:
- a CDS encoding sugar phosphate isomerase/epimerase family protein: MPRPLGVFASIDAGLGVHLDVAHELGVPTVHLHTPHKASRTEANAAAFRARLQELGIKISVVFAGFDGESYADIPTTQRTIGLAPAETRAERLAELKEIADFARLLSSPETSYTGGPIPVGLHVGFVPHDASSKEFADVVAATHAICDHCLPHGQAVHLETGQEAAGVLLEFLAAVDRQNLGVNFDPANMILYGCGEPLPALEQLGRHVRSVHCKDAKWNADPGETWGEETALGKGDVNFAAFIGLLDKIGYNGPLTIEREIPQEPERQKAEIGAALELLRSLDK, encoded by the coding sequence ATGCCTCGCCCCCTCGGAGTTTTCGCCAGCATCGACGCCGGCCTCGGCGTGCACCTGGATGTCGCCCACGAACTCGGCGTCCCCACGGTCCACCTCCACACGCCGCACAAGGCGTCGCGGACCGAGGCGAACGCCGCGGCGTTCCGCGCTCGCTTGCAAGAGCTGGGCATCAAGATCTCCGTCGTCTTCGCCGGTTTTGATGGTGAGTCCTACGCCGACATCCCGACGACACAGCGCACCATCGGGCTAGCACCGGCTGAGACGCGCGCCGAGCGGCTGGCTGAGCTAAAAGAGATCGCCGACTTCGCCCGTCTCCTCTCGTCGCCCGAGACGAGCTACACGGGCGGCCCGATCCCCGTGGGCCTGCACGTCGGCTTCGTTCCGCACGACGCGTCCAGCAAGGAGTTCGCCGACGTGGTCGCCGCGACGCACGCGATCTGCGACCACTGCTTGCCCCACGGCCAAGCGGTCCACTTGGAGACCGGGCAAGAGGCCGCTGGCGTGCTGCTGGAGTTCCTCGCAGCGGTGGATCGCCAGAATCTCGGCGTGAACTTCGACCCCGCCAACATGATCCTCTACGGCTGTGGCGAGCCGCTGCCGGCGCTGGAGCAGCTCGGCAGGCACGTCCGCAGCGTCCACTGCAAGGACGCCAAGTGGAACGCTGACCCCGGCGAGACCTGGGGCGAGGAGACCGCTCTGGGCAAAGGCGACGTAAACTTCGCCGCGTTCATCGGCTTGCTCGACAAGATCGGCTACAACGGCCCGCTAACGATCGAGCGCGAGATCCCCCAAGAGCCCGAACGCCAAAAAGCCGAGATCGGCGCCGCTCTGGAACTGCTTCGCTCACTCGATAAGTAG
- the nagB gene encoding glucosamine-6-phosphate deaminase, whose amino-acid sequence MAALKPATLKDLDPRNQIERIPCCVFKHAKSASEYVAAQIAELIRERAAEGRPCVLGLATGSTPTTVYAELVRLHREEGLSFAGVHTFNLDEYYPMQPNELQSYVRFMNENLFDHIDIDQANVNIPDGTLPEEEVLAHCAAYEQKIVDLGGVDIQVLGIGRTGHIGFNEPGSGRESRTRMITLDKKTRQDAASDFFGEDYVPRRAITMGVGTILEARQVYMLAFGEGKAKVVAEAIEGPVTPIVAASFLQEHDNAVAVLDEAAADRLTRYQAPWLLGPLSSGPGGVFEWNDYWTRKAVIWLARKLNKPILKLTEEDYNEDGLQELLAKKGRAYDINLQVFRQLQATVTGWPGGKPLERQQPGDRRRPHDEIFPKRVICFSPHPDDDVISMGGTLIRLCDQGHEVHIAYQTSGNVAVFDDDAIRYAEFMAEFNKQFGINPEQTAKLEEHVETFLRHKQPGQVDSPEVQTIKGLIRRAEARAGARVAGVPEERCTFMDMPFYQTGRVRKNPLGEDDIQLVIDFLERIKPHQIYCAGDLSDPHGTHRTCLRAILTACDRIKDRDWYQHCVVWLYRGAWHEWEPHQIEMAVPLSPQEVMRKRNAIFKHQSQKDRALFPGSDPREFWQRAEDRNRGCAQLYDKLGLSEFEAIEGFVRWKGELEGVV is encoded by the coding sequence ATGGCCGCCTTGAAGCCCGCCACCCTCAAGGACCTCGACCCCCGCAATCAGATCGAGCGGATCCCTTGTTGCGTGTTCAAGCACGCCAAGAGCGCCAGCGAGTACGTCGCCGCCCAGATCGCCGAGCTGATCCGCGAGCGCGCCGCCGAGGGCCGGCCTTGCGTCCTTGGCTTGGCGACCGGCAGCACGCCGACGACCGTCTACGCCGAGCTGGTGCGGCTGCACCGCGAAGAGGGCCTGTCGTTCGCCGGCGTCCACACGTTCAACCTGGACGAGTACTACCCGATGCAGCCCAACGAGCTGCAGAGCTACGTCCGGTTCATGAACGAGAACCTCTTCGACCACATCGATATCGATCAAGCGAACGTCAACATCCCCGACGGTACGCTCCCCGAAGAAGAGGTGCTCGCCCACTGCGCGGCGTACGAGCAGAAGATCGTGGATCTCGGCGGCGTCGATATACAGGTCCTCGGCATCGGCCGCACGGGCCACATCGGTTTCAACGAGCCGGGTTCCGGCCGTGAGAGCCGCACCCGTATGATCACGCTCGACAAGAAGACTCGCCAAGACGCGGCGAGCGACTTCTTTGGCGAGGACTACGTGCCGCGTCGTGCGATCACGATGGGCGTTGGCACGATCCTCGAAGCGCGGCAGGTCTACATGCTCGCCTTCGGTGAAGGGAAGGCGAAGGTCGTCGCCGAGGCGATCGAAGGTCCCGTGACGCCGATCGTCGCGGCGAGCTTCCTGCAAGAGCACGACAACGCGGTGGCGGTCCTCGACGAAGCCGCTGCCGACCGGCTAACACGCTACCAAGCGCCGTGGCTGCTGGGGCCGCTCTCCTCGGGCCCCGGCGGCGTCTTCGAGTGGAACGACTACTGGACCCGCAAGGCCGTCATCTGGCTGGCACGGAAGCTCAACAAGCCGATCCTCAAGCTCACCGAAGAGGACTACAACGAGGACGGCCTGCAAGAGCTGCTCGCCAAGAAGGGCCGCGCCTACGACATCAACCTGCAAGTCTTCCGCCAGTTGCAGGCCACCGTCACCGGCTGGCCCGGCGGCAAGCCGCTCGAGCGCCAACAGCCCGGCGACCGCCGCCGCCCGCACGACGAGATCTTCCCGAAGCGGGTGATCTGCTTCTCGCCGCACCCGGACGACGACGTCATCAGCATGGGCGGCACGCTGATCCGCCTCTGCGATCAGGGCCACGAGGTCCACATCGCCTACCAGACGTCGGGCAACGTCGCTGTGTTCGACGACGACGCGATCCGCTACGCCGAGTTCATGGCGGAGTTCAACAAGCAGTTTGGCATCAACCCCGAGCAGACCGCGAAGCTCGAAGAGCACGTCGAGACCTTCCTCCGTCACAAGCAGCCCGGCCAGGTGGATAGCCCCGAGGTTCAAACCATCAAAGGCCTCATCCGCCGCGCCGAGGCCCGCGCCGGCGCGCGTGTCGCGGGCGTGCCGGAAGAACGCTGCACGTTCATGGACATGCCCTTCTACCAGACGGGCCGCGTGCGCAAGAACCCGCTCGGCGAAGACGACATCCAACTCGTCATCGATTTTCTCGAGCGGATTAAGCCGCACCAGATCTACTGCGCCGGCGACCTGTCGGACCCGCACGGCACGCACCGCACTTGCCTCCGCGCGATCCTCACGGCGTGCGACCGCATCAAGGACCGCGACTGGTACCAGCACTGCGTCGTCTGGCTGTACCGCGGCGCGTGGCACGAGTGGGAGCCGCACCAAATCGAGATGGCCGTCCCGCTGAGCCCGCAAGAGGTGATGCGGAAGCGGAACGCAATCTTTAAGCACCAGTCACAGAAGGACCGGGCCCTGTTCCCGGGGAGCGACCCGCGCGAGTTCTGGCAACGCGCCGAAGACCGCAACCGCGGCTGCGCGCAACTCTACGACAAGCTGGGCCTGTCGGAGTTCGAAGCGATCGAGGGTTTCGTTCGCTGGAAGGGAGAGCTGGAAGGCGTGGTCTAG
- a CDS encoding MFS transporter: MVTTRLSVMMFLQFFTWGAWFVTLFLCMGSAGLGDFTPRAYQSAPIAAIIAPLFLGLIADRLFPSQMVQGVLMLIGAGLMYGAAGAVEAGNGSLAVWLFIGHMLCYMPTLGLGNSIAFANIDDQNKFPAIRVWGTIGWIVAGLVVGGLGWSASTKILYLGAAASAVFGFYSFTLPHTPPPAKGKPLDIGSLLMRDAFGLMKSVPFAVFILCSTLICIPLAYYYQYASGLLSQTGFEEPAATMSLGQMSEIVFMLLIPFFFRRLGVKWMIIVGMGAWFARYVLFAFGASELSTWMLLLGVALHGICYDFFFVTGFMYTDQKAPASVRGQAQSMLVFFTQGVGMFIGYEVAGRLFKTQMPSHDSLSAAIAEARPESTLGFFERFGKMFSRALPENLDGELVNQTMLQWKEFWLIPAYMALAIMVLFAVAFWDRVDRDKALGEGALGQSGDESATAGPENAPA; this comes from the coding sequence ATGGTAACGACCCGGTTGTCGGTGATGATGTTCCTCCAGTTCTTCACTTGGGGGGCTTGGTTCGTGACGCTGTTCCTCTGCATGGGGAGCGCCGGGCTGGGCGACTTCACGCCGCGGGCGTATCAGAGCGCGCCGATCGCCGCGATCATCGCGCCGCTGTTCTTAGGGCTGATCGCCGACCGCTTGTTCCCTTCACAGATGGTGCAGGGTGTGCTGATGCTGATCGGCGCCGGCCTGATGTACGGCGCCGCCGGGGCGGTGGAGGCGGGCAACGGCTCGCTGGCGGTGTGGCTCTTCATCGGCCACATGCTCTGCTACATGCCGACGCTCGGCCTGGGCAACTCGATCGCGTTCGCGAACATCGACGACCAGAACAAGTTCCCGGCGATCCGTGTCTGGGGCACGATCGGCTGGATCGTCGCGGGCTTGGTGGTGGGCGGCCTCGGGTGGTCGGCGAGCACCAAGATCCTCTACCTCGGCGCGGCGGCGTCGGCCGTGTTTGGGTTCTACAGCTTCACGCTCCCGCACACGCCGCCGCCGGCGAAGGGCAAGCCGCTCGACATCGGCAGCCTGTTGATGCGCGACGCTTTCGGGTTGATGAAGAGCGTGCCGTTCGCGGTGTTTATCCTCTGCTCAACGCTGATCTGTATCCCGCTGGCTTACTACTACCAGTACGCGTCGGGCCTGTTGTCGCAGACCGGTTTTGAAGAGCCCGCGGCGACGATGTCGCTAGGGCAGATGAGCGAGATCGTCTTCATGCTGCTGATCCCGTTCTTCTTCCGCCGCTTGGGCGTGAAGTGGATGATCATCGTCGGGATGGGGGCGTGGTTCGCCCGTTACGTGCTGTTCGCCTTCGGCGCGTCCGAGCTCTCGACTTGGATGCTGCTCTTAGGCGTCGCGCTGCACGGCATCTGCTACGACTTCTTCTTCGTCACGGGGTTCATGTACACCGACCAGAAGGCGCCGGCGAGCGTCCGCGGTCAGGCGCAGAGCATGCTGGTGTTCTTCACGCAGGGCGTCGGCATGTTTATCGGCTATGAGGTCGCCGGTCGTCTGTTCAAGACCCAGATGCCCAGCCACGACAGCCTCAGCGCGGCGATCGCCGAAGCCCGCCCCGAGTCGACGCTCGGCTTCTTCGAACGCTTCGGCAAGATGTTCAGCCGGGCGTTGCCGGAGAACCTCGATGGCGAACTGGTGAACCAGACGATGCTGCAGTGGAAGGAGTTCTGGCTGATCCCTGCTTACATGGCCCTGGCGATCATGGTGCTGTTCGCGGTGGCGTTCTGGGACCGCGTCGATCGCGACAAGGCTCTAGGTGAGGGCGCCCTCGGCCAGAGCGGCGACGAGTCGGCAACCGCAGGGCCCGAGAACGCGCCGGCCTGA
- a CDS encoding calcium/sodium antiporter: protein MDLFTIALFILGGFVGLIVGGELLVRGASNLAAALKVPALVIGLTVVALGTSAPELAVTVKSCYAGEADLAVGNIVGSNLANLLLILGLAATVAPLTVSSQLFRLDIPVMIGAAIALFALGSDGSVSRGEGIALVVAMVMYLGWTMREARRETRKLERELEDVAPHDVPATPKTFVVNTIIGLAGLALLVYGADYTVNGCVELAKRFGVSELVIGLTIVAIGTSLPELVVSVVAAMRGKRDLAVGNVIGSNILNVVAVLGMGATVAPAGVAVSADSLAFDIPLMVAVSICCYPIFFSGMSVTRLEGALMLLFYVAYTAWLAYSAAVIGQPPGRGSLVAFLAPLAVVIGLLAVTRWRRQPWGKLPS, encoded by the coding sequence ATGGACCTCTTCACGATCGCGCTCTTCATCCTCGGCGGGTTTGTCGGGTTGATTGTTGGTGGTGAGTTGCTCGTGCGCGGGGCTTCGAATCTGGCGGCGGCGCTGAAGGTGCCGGCGCTGGTGATTGGGCTGACCGTAGTGGCGCTAGGGACAAGCGCGCCGGAGCTCGCGGTTACGGTGAAGTCTTGCTACGCCGGCGAGGCGGACCTGGCGGTGGGGAACATCGTCGGCAGCAACTTGGCGAACCTGCTGCTGATCCTCGGGCTCGCCGCGACCGTCGCGCCGCTGACGGTTAGCTCGCAGCTCTTCCGGCTCGATATCCCGGTGATGATCGGCGCGGCGATCGCGTTGTTCGCCCTGGGGTCAGACGGCTCGGTCTCGCGCGGCGAGGGGATCGCGCTGGTGGTGGCGATGGTGATGTACCTCGGCTGGACGATGCGCGAGGCCCGGCGCGAGACTCGCAAGCTCGAGCGCGAACTCGAAGACGTGGCGCCGCACGACGTGCCCGCCACGCCGAAAACGTTCGTCGTCAACACCATCATCGGGCTCGCCGGCCTGGCGCTGCTCGTCTACGGCGCCGACTACACGGTGAATGGCTGCGTCGAGCTCGCCAAACGGTTTGGTGTCAGCGAGCTGGTGATCGGCCTGACGATCGTGGCGATCGGCACTTCGCTTCCCGAGCTCGTCGTGTCGGTCGTCGCCGCGATGCGTGGCAAGCGTGACCTGGCGGTCGGTAACGTCATCGGCAGCAACATCCTCAACGTCGTGGCGGTGCTTGGAATGGGGGCGACGGTCGCCCCGGCGGGCGTCGCGGTGAGCGCCGACTCGCTGGCGTTCGACATCCCGCTGATGGTCGCGGTGTCGATTTGCTGCTACCCGATCTTCTTTTCGGGGATGAGTGTGACGCGGCTCGAAGGGGCGCTGATGCTGCTCTTCTACGTCGCCTACACGGCGTGGCTGGCGTACTCGGCCGCGGTGATCGGCCAACCGCCGGGCCGCGGGTCGCTCGTGGCCTTCTTGGCGCCGCTGGCGGTAGTGATTGGGCTGTTGGCGGTGACACGCTGGCGGCGACAACCCTGGGGGAAGCTGCCCAGCTAA
- a CDS encoding Gfo/Idh/MocA family protein, protein MLRVGIAGLGFMGMVHHLSYAKLRGVKVAAIADPDAKKRGGDWRSIKGNFGPPGAKMDLAGVATYESVDEMIADASLDVIDITLPPALHADIACRALAAGKHVFCEKPMAMRPADCDRMVKAAAKAKKQLYIGHVLPYFPEYAWALKEIQSGKHGALVGGSFKRVISDPAWLTTFWDPDRVGGPMLDLHVHDAHFIRLVFGKPMAVSTSGRMRNGLPEYWNTQFEFSGQSAVGSGQEGKALPTVLATSGTINQQGRSFQHAFEIHLERATLVFDFAVIGGEGAYLCPPTVLTHDGKAKRPKLAGGDPMDAFETELREVVRCVKEDKPSAVLSAELARDAIVLCQAQAKSLESGKRVRV, encoded by the coding sequence ATGCTTCGAGTTGGCATCGCTGGCCTTGGGTTTATGGGGATGGTTCACCACCTCTCCTATGCGAAGCTGCGCGGCGTGAAGGTCGCCGCGATCGCCGATCCAGACGCGAAGAAGCGCGGGGGCGATTGGCGGTCGATCAAGGGGAACTTCGGCCCGCCGGGGGCGAAGATGGACCTGGCGGGCGTCGCGACGTACGAGTCGGTCGATGAGATGATCGCCGACGCGTCTCTCGACGTCATCGACATCACGCTGCCGCCGGCGCTGCACGCCGACATCGCTTGCCGGGCGCTCGCCGCGGGGAAGCACGTCTTCTGCGAGAAGCCGATGGCGATGCGGCCGGCCGACTGCGACCGGATGGTGAAGGCCGCCGCTAAGGCGAAGAAGCAGCTCTACATCGGCCACGTGCTGCCGTACTTCCCCGAATACGCCTGGGCGCTGAAAGAGATCCAGAGCGGCAAGCACGGCGCGCTTGTTGGCGGATCGTTCAAGCGCGTCATCTCCGACCCGGCTTGGCTCACCACGTTCTGGGACCCCGACCGTGTCGGCGGCCCGATGCTCGACCTCCACGTCCACGACGCGCACTTCATCCGCTTGGTCTTTGGCAAGCCGATGGCGGTGTCGACCAGCGGCCGGATGCGGAACGGTCTGCCGGAGTATTGGAATACGCAGTTTGAGTTTAGTGGGCAGTCCGCAGTGGGCAGTGGGCAGGAAGGGAAAGCACTGCCTACGGTGCTCGCTACTAGCGGAACGATTAATCAGCAGGGGCGGTCGTTCCAGCATGCCTTTGAGATTCATCTCGAGCGCGCGACGCTGGTCTTCGACTTCGCGGTGATCGGCGGCGAGGGGGCTTACCTTTGCCCGCCGACAGTGCTGACGCACGACGGCAAGGCGAAGCGGCCCAAGCTTGCCGGCGGCGACCCGATGGACGCCTTCGAGACCGAGCTCCGCGAAGTGGTTCGGTGTGTGAAGGAGGACAAACCCTCCGCGGTGCTCAGCGCCGAGTTGGCCCGCGACGCGATTGTGCTCTGCCAGGCGCAGGCGAAGAGTTTGGAGAGTGGGAAGCGGGTACGGGTTTGA
- a CDS encoding 2-isopropylmalate synthase: protein MSRPITIFDTTLRDGEQSPGCSMNLAEKLEMAQALADLRVDVIEAGFPIASPGDFESVKSIAETVKGVQVCGLARCNDKDIDRAGEAVRGAEHPRIHVFLATSAIHREFKLRMDKAEIVRRAVEGVKRARNLCDNIEFSPEDAARTELDFLCEVVEAAINAGATTVNIPDTVGYATPTHMFNHIKTLVDRVPNIDKAVISMHCHDDLGMAVANSLAGIEAGAGQIECTINGIGERAGNCSLEEIVMALRTRNDYYQADTRIDTTRLVPTSRLLSSITGMEVQRNKAIVGRNAFAHESGIHQDGMLKEPTTYEIMRPEDVGFTKTDLVLGKHSGRAALSDRLKALGYPVEGDKLDIVFEAFKRLADKKKEVYDSDLIALVDKRPPSERDWSLVSYDVKTHTDEPASATVTLRRGPKEKGEETTETFFGGDGPLDALFRAVEKVAGIQLEVTDYRVNSVSKGKDAQGEANIEAISDGRLYRGRGVSTDTVEASTKAFVAAVNSAQAGGGPPANIRRNAV from the coding sequence ATGTCACGCCCAATCACGATCTTCGACACCACGCTCCGCGACGGCGAGCAATCGCCCGGCTGCAGCATGAACCTGGCTGAGAAGCTCGAGATGGCCCAGGCGCTCGCGGACCTGCGCGTCGACGTGATCGAGGCGGGCTTCCCGATCGCGTCGCCAGGCGACTTCGAGAGCGTCAAGTCGATCGCCGAGACCGTGAAGGGGGTGCAGGTCTGCGGCCTCGCCCGCTGCAACGACAAGGACATCGACCGCGCGGGAGAGGCGGTCCGCGGCGCCGAGCACCCGCGGATCCACGTCTTCCTCGCCACCAGTGCGATCCACCGCGAGTTCAAGCTGCGGATGGACAAGGCCGAGATCGTCCGCCGCGCCGTCGAGGGCGTGAAGCGGGCCCGTAACCTGTGCGACAACATCGAGTTCTCGCCCGAGGACGCGGCGCGGACCGAGCTGGATTTCCTCTGTGAAGTGGTGGAGGCCGCCATCAACGCGGGCGCCACCACCGTCAATATTCCAGACACCGTGGGCTACGCCACGCCGACGCACATGTTCAACCACATCAAGACGCTCGTCGATCGGGTGCCGAACATCGACAAGGCCGTCATCAGCATGCACTGCCACGACGACCTGGGGATGGCGGTCGCCAACAGCCTTGCCGGCATCGAGGCGGGCGCTGGGCAGATCGAGTGCACCATCAACGGCATCGGCGAGCGAGCCGGCAACTGCTCGCTCGAAGAGATCGTCATGGCGCTCCGCACTCGCAACGACTACTACCAGGCCGACACCCGCATCGACACGACGCGCCTCGTTCCCACCAGCCGCTTGCTCTCGAGCATCACCGGCATGGAGGTGCAGCGTAACAAGGCGATCGTCGGCCGCAACGCGTTCGCCCACGAGTCGGGCATCCACCAAGACGGCATGCTCAAGGAACCGACGACCTACGAGATTATGCGGCCCGAGGACGTCGGCTTCACCAAGACCGACCTCGTGCTCGGCAAGCATTCTGGTAGGGCGGCTTTGTCGGATCGCCTGAAGGCATTGGGCTACCCGGTCGAAGGCGACAAGCTCGACATAGTCTTCGAGGCGTTCAAGCGGCTCGCCGACAAGAAGAAGGAGGTCTACGACTCCGACCTCATCGCGCTGGTGGACAAGCGACCGCCGAGCGAGCGCGACTGGTCGCTCGTCTCGTACGACGTGAAGACGCACACCGACGAACCGGCCTCGGCTACCGTGACGCTCCGTCGTGGGCCCAAAGAGAAGGGCGAAGAAACGACCGAGACGTTCTTCGGCGGCGACGGCCCGCTCGACGCGCTGTTCCGCGCGGTCGAGAAGGTCGCCGGCATCCAGCTCGAAGTGACCGACTATCGCGTTAACAGCGTCTCCAAGGGCAAGGACGCGCAGGGCGAGGCCAACATCGAGGCGATCAGCGACGGCCGCCTCTACCGCGGCCGCGGTGTCTCGACCGACACCGTGGAAGCGAGCACCAAGGCGTTCGTCGCCGCCGTGAACAGCGCCCAAGCCGGCGGCGGCCCCCCCGCCAACATCCGCCGCAACGCGGTTTGA
- a CDS encoding glycine-rich domain-containing protein: MRTTDRELWRRLETFEFDDPAASLTFTRRLARENGWDVPYAARVVEEYKRFVFLAMTAGHEVTPSDEVDQAWHLHLTYTRSYWGELCGEVLGRPLHHGPTKGGASEGQRFEDQYEETLASYRDVFSEEPPADVWPPSVVRFGEAKDFVRVNRQRMWLVPKPWCRSSSSAGVVFCGIAAVPPILFGQTHWLLWVIGASIVLSIVYNIAVASRRKPGNRKRHRGGDSGCGGTGLFFGSGCGSDSGGGDSGCGGGGCGGCGGCGG, encoded by the coding sequence ATGAGAACAACCGACCGCGAACTGTGGCGCAGGCTCGAGACTTTCGAGTTCGACGACCCGGCGGCGTCGCTCACCTTCACCCGCCGATTGGCGAGGGAGAACGGTTGGGATGTTCCCTATGCCGCCCGTGTCGTCGAGGAATACAAACGGTTCGTCTTCCTAGCGATGACCGCCGGTCACGAGGTGACGCCCTCCGACGAGGTCGATCAAGCGTGGCACCTCCACCTTACGTACACCCGCAGCTACTGGGGTGAGTTGTGTGGCGAAGTCCTCGGCCGGCCATTGCATCACGGCCCAACGAAAGGGGGCGCCTCGGAGGGCCAGCGCTTTGAAGATCAGTACGAAGAAACGCTCGCAAGTTATCGCGACGTGTTCAGCGAAGAGCCGCCCGCCGATGTCTGGCCTCCGAGCGTGGTGCGATTCGGCGAGGCGAAGGATTTTGTACGGGTGAACCGGCAGCGGATGTGGCTCGTGCCGAAGCCTTGGTGTCGATCGTCGTCCAGTGCAGGCGTCGTCTTCTGCGGCATCGCTGCCGTGCCTCCGATACTGTTCGGTCAGACCCATTGGCTCTTGTGGGTGATCGGTGCGTCTATCGTTTTATCCATCGTTTACAATATTGCCGTGGCGAGTCGTCGAAAGCCTGGCAATCGCAAACGGCATCGCGGTGGTGACTCCGGCTGCGGTGGAACGGGCCTTTTTTTCGGCAGTGGATGCGGGAGTGACAGCGGGGGCGGCGACAGTGGTTGCGGAGGTGGTGGCTGCGGAGGATGCGGAGGGTGCGGCGGGTAA